The sequence AGATCTACTGGCGAAGTGGGGCTACTGAATTGTCTACAGGTAAGAAAACCCTTACCCTCAGGCAGTTTGAGTTGAAATACATGAACGAGTTCCTGCAACTGGCCACTCGTTACAAGGATAATAACATACAGGCACAGTATCGCCGGTTGTCTCCGGAAGACCAGCAGGAGCTCATACCGCTGTTGAAGGAGTATGATACGAATATCAATGTTCGCTGGCCACTCATGCACTATAAATCAGCTGTGCGCTACCTGAACCGCAAGCCGGAAGATATAGCTGCTACTGGTGGAACTAACTGGCAGAAATACCTGCCTCCCCGCAATAAACGTATTGTTTTCTTCCCGGAATTATGGACAGAAGAAGAAATGGACAACTGGGGAAAGGAATTATAAAAAAAGGCCGCAACTTATAATTGCGGCCTTTTTTTATCGTGCGAGATAACCGCCATCCACCGGATAATAAGATCCGGTCACGAATGAAGCGGCCGGGCTGCTCAGGAACAGCACCAGTTCCGCAACTTCTTCAGGTTGACCTAACCGGCCTACAGGGTGTAAAGCTGCCAGCTGATCGATTGCTTCCTGTGTCATGTTTTTGCCTAAAAGCGGCGTATGAATGAAAGCTGGGCCTACAGCATTGACACGAATGTTTTGCTGTGCATACTCGATCGCTGCATTCTGTGTCAGACCTACTACTCCATGTTTAGCGGCTACATAAGCAGACGACTGGGCAAAGCCTACAGCGCCCAGAATAGAAGCTATGTTCACGATTACGCCACCACCATTTTCCAGCATTGCCTGAATTTGCGATCGCATACCATAAAATACCCCATTCA is a genomic window of Chitinophaga sp. LS1 containing:
- a CDS encoding SDR family NAD(P)-dependent oxidoreductase, which produces MGALNNKVALVTGAGSGIGEAIAIVYAREGAKVVVSDLNEKGGNEVVDTIKKNGGDAIFIKADAGNAEQWNDLIKQIKSHYGKLDIACNNAGIGGKPAPVGEYDIAEWEKVIGVNLNGVFYGMRSQIQAMLENGGGVIVNIASILGAVGFAQSSAYVAAKHGVVGLTQNAAIEYAQQNIRVNAVGPAFIHTPLLGKNMTQEAIDQLAALHPVGRLGQPEEVAELVLFLSSPAASFVTGSYYPVDGGYLAR